ATCTGGCCCCGGCCAAACTGGCCGAGGTCACCGCCCTGTTGCCCCGAGGGACAGTCAGAGTGCTGACGTGCCAGCGTCGCGAAGTCGCCACCGCCGGTGAGCTCGGCGCTCAGCGCCGCGATGTGCTCCTCGGCCTCCTGCTTCGAGCGCGTCGCGCTCGAGCGCGACGACCCTCTGTACATCAGCAGGATGTGCGAGGCTTTTGCAGTATCGGACATGATCACCCCCTTGGGCGCTCGCTGGCGCCGCTGCGAAACACCGAGGTCTCGATAAATCGACCCGCGACTTTAGCAGGGGTTTCCCGGACTGTCAGTTCCCAGGGGATGCGCGACCGGCCCGCGCCTTCGGGTGCGAGCTCCGCTCCTCGACGCCGTGCTAGGGTGCGGCCAACGCTTCCTCAAGGTCGCTACAGATGACGCTGCGCGCCGTGTGCAGCGACCGGGTGGTCTGATGCACGAAATCCCGCTGCTCGCCGAGCTCGCGATCATGGCGGCTGTTGGCGTGGTGGTCTCGGCGCTGCTGTCACGGCTGCGCCTGCCCACGGTGGCGGGCCTGCTCGCCGCTGGAGCGCTGCTGGGCCCCTTCGGGCTCGGGCGCGTGGGCGAGGCGAGCGGCATCGAGACGCTGGCCGAGGTCGGCGTGGTGCTGCTGCTCTTCACCATCGGACTCGAGTTCTCGGTCGCACGCTTCACGAAGATCTTTCGCTCCTTCGCGCTCGGCGGGGCGCTGCAGGTCAGCGCCACGATCGGCGCGACCGCGGGGGTCGCCCTCGCCGTCGGCATGACGCTCGCGCAGTCCGTCTTCATCGGCTTCGTCGTCGCCATGTCGAGCACCGCGATCGTGCTGCGCTTGCTGGGCGACCGCGGTGAGCTCGACGCACCGCACGGGCGCTTCATCGTCGGTACGCTGATCTTTCAGGACCTCTGCGTGGTGCCGATGGTGCTGCTGGTCCCGGTGCTGAGCAGCCGCATGCCCTGGAGCGCCGCAGCGCTGGCGACCGGCGTCGCCCTGGGCAAGGCCGCCCTGCTGGTGACGGGCGCGTTGTTGGTGGCGCGCATCGTGGTGCCACGCCTGCTGCGCTGGGTCGATGCCAGCCGCAGTCGCGAGTCCTTCCTGCTGGCGATCCTCGCGATCTGCGTCGGCACGACCTGGCTCGCGTCGCTCGCTGGCGTGTCGTTGGCCCTGGGCGCCTTCGTCGGTGGCATGGTCGTCGCGGACTCCGACTTTCAGCACCGCGCGATGGGCGACATGCTGCCGCTGCGCGACGCCTTCGTCAGCGTCTTCTTCATCTCGCTCGGGATGCTCTTCGACGGCCGCCTCTTGCTTGCTCGACCGCTCGCGGTCGGTTTGTTGTTGCTCGGGTTCCTCGCGGCCAAGGGAGCGCTGGCGACTCTTTCGGCCTTAGTCATGCACCTGCCGGCGCGGGCGGCCTGGCTCGCCGGCGTTGGGCTGGGCCAGTTTGGCGAGTTTGGCTTCGTCCTGATCCGGCTCGGGCAGGGCTCCGGGCTGGTCGACCGCGAGACCGGAAGCGTGCTCCTCGCTGCGGGGATCCTCAGCATGTTTCTCGTCCCCTTGCTGCTGCGACTGGCGCCGCGCGTGACCTTCGCCGAGCGCGTGTTGGCGCCGCTGGCCCGACGCACGACGGGCTCCGCGTTGCGCGTCGACGCGGAGGTGCGGGCGCTCGCCGACCACGTCGTCGTGGTGGGATACGGCGTCGCCGGTCGGCTCGTCGCGCAGGCCTTGGGCGCCTGCGGGCTCGACCACGTGGTCCTCGACCTCAACGCCGAGACGGTGCGACGCGCCCGCGCGGCCGGCGAGCCGCTGCACTACGCCGACGCGACCAGCAGCGAGGCCCTGAGCCTGGTGCGCGTCGGGGCCGCGCGCGCGGTGGTCGTGCTGATCAATGATCCAGCGGCCGCGCTGCGCGTCGTCGACACCGCGCGGCGTGTCGCGCCGGCCGTGCCCGTCATCGTCCGCAACCGCTATTGGGCTGATCATGCGCAGCTGGTCGATCTCGGCGCGACCGAGGTCGTGACCGAAGAGGTCGAAGCGAGCGCTGAGGTCGTGATTCGCCTGTTGCGCCAGCTCGAGGTGCCACGCAACGTGATCGAAGAGCAGGTGCGCGCGATGCGGCAACAGCTGCAAACGTCGCGGCGCAACATCACGCTGCCGCGCAGCGCGCTCGCCGATCAGCGCTCGCTCTCGGATCTGAAGATCGACAGCGTCCTGGTCGAGGAGCGCGGCGCGGCGGTTGGGCGCACGGCCCGGGAGATCGCCGTTCGCGAGCGCACGCGCGCCCTGATCGTCGCGGTGCGGCGCGGCGACGAGCTGCTCGATCATCCCGATCCCGACGAGCCCTTTTGCCACGGCGATGTCGTCTACCTCGTCGGATCAGGGGCGGCGATTCGCCAGGCCACCGCGTTGTTCGCCGGATCGCCCAGGCCGGGGGCCTGAGCGCGGTCGCGCGCGGTCCAGCGCTCAGACACGAAGCAGCTTGATCAGGTCGCTCGGACCGTCCGGTCGACTGCCGGCGGCGAAGACCACCAGCTCGCCCGCGTTGACGAGGCCTGCGGTCACCGCGGCGCGGCAGACCTCGGCAAAGGCCTGATCGGCCGAGCGTGGGGTCGACGCCAGCAGTAGGGGGACGACGCCCCAGCGTAGCGCGAGCCGCCGGCAGATCGTGGCGTGCTCCGAAGCGGCGACCAACTGAGCGCCTGGTCGGTACTCGGAGGTCAGGAGGGCGACCGCCCCGCTCTCCGTGTAGCAGAGGATCGTCGCGCAGCCGAGCGTCGCTGCCGCCGCGACACAGGCCCGAGCCACGGCGCTGGTGCTGTCGCGTTGACCGAGCGCCTCGGGCGGAGCGACGACGCGCTGGCGATAGAGCGGGGAGGCCTCGGTCTCGCGGATGATCGCGTTCATCGCGCGCACGGCGGCCACGGGATAGGCGCCGGCCGCCGTCTCGCCGGAGAGCATCACGGCGTCGGTGCCGTCGAGCAGGGCGTTGGCCACGTCCGAGGCCTCCGCCCGGGTCGGGCGCGCGTTGTGTCGCATCGACTCGAGCATCTCGGTGGCGGTGATGACCAGCCTGCCGGCCGCGTTCGCGCGCTCGATCAACGCCTTCTGGGCCATCGGCACGCGCTCCGGACCGATCTCGACGCCGAGGTCGCCACGCGCGACCATGATCCCATCGGCCGCCTCGACGATGGCGTCGATATCGACCAAAGCCTCGGCGGTTTCGATCTTGGCGACGAGCGGGACGTCGCCGATCAGCTGGCGCGCCTCTCGCAGATCGTCGGCCTTGCGGACGAAGGAGAGCGCCACATAGTCGACGCCGAGCTGTCGCCCGAGGACAATGTCGCGCCGATCCTTGACCGTGAGCGAGGGCACCGAGAGCGCGACGCCGGGCAGGTTGAGGCCCTTGTGATCGCTCAGCTCGCCGCCGATCTCGACCACGCAGCGGACGCGGTCCTGCGCGCTCGCCGTGACCCGCAGCACCACCCGACCGTCGTCGAGCAGGATGCGGTCCCCTGGATGGACCTCCCGCGCGAGGGGCTGGTAGCTGCATGGGAGCTCGTCGGCGCGCGTGCTCTGCGCCGCCGCGATCATCGTCAGCGCGTCGCCGGTTTGGACGACGACGCGGCCGCCTGGGAGGTGACCAAGACGCAGCTTCGGCCCCTGGAGGTCCTGGAGCACGGCGACCTGTCGTCCGCGCTCTGCGGCCAGGCGTCGGACGGTGGCGACGCGCTCACCGTGCTGCACCGCGTCGCCGTGCGAGAAATTAAGGCGGAAGGCATCTGCCCCTGCATCGAGCAACGCGCCGATCGTTCCCTCGTCGGAGGACGCGGGCCCGAGCGTGCAGAGGATCTTCGTCCGTTGGTCAGCCGGCCGGGTGCTCATCGGTCTCCATCCGCTCGCGCCACCGCTGCTGCGGCCCTGCTTGGCGCTGAGTCTCCATCTCGTCCTGCGGGTCCACTGTGCTGGAGCGAGCACCGACCCCGCAGGGGCGGTACTGGCGGCGAGGGCGACAATAGGCCGCGAAACACCGCCCCCACAAGTCAGCCGCAGGTGGCCTGCGCTGGAGGCACCGCAGGCGGCCCGTGGCCCGTCGAATCGGAGAGACGACGCGCCGGCCAAGATGCTAGACAACCAGACGCGGCTGGTGAGGCCGGTCGCTCGATGATCGTGAACATCATGCTCTTAATCGCGAGCAACCGTCGGGTCGCGGTCTTGCTGGGCGTGCTGCTCGCCGCAGGTGCGTTGCTCGGCGGCTGCGCGACCTCGCGACTGCACAGCAGCGGGCCGCCGCCGCTCATTGCCACCAGGAGTGCCAATACGGTGTCGAAGCTCGACAACGGGATGCGGGTCATCGTCCGACCCAACCACCGCGCAGCGGTCGTTGCGCTTCAGCTCTGGATCGACACCGGCAGCGCTGACGAGTCGGATGCGCTGGCCGGGGCCGCGCACGCCCTCGAGCACATGGTGTTCAAGGGGACCGCGCGGCGCGGCGTCGGCGATATCGCGCGCGCGATCGAGTCCGTTGGCGGTGACGTCAATGCCTGGACCTCGGTCGATCATACGGTCTTCCACGTCACCATGCCGGCGCGCGAGTGGCGGCGAGGGCTGGCCGTGCTGGCCGACGCCGTGCTCAACGTCAGGCTCGACGAGGCCGAGCTGCGCAAGGAGATCGAGGTCATCCTCGAGGAGATCAAGGAGAGCGACGACAATCCGGCCAGCGTCGCCACCCAGGAGCTCTTTGGGTTGGCCTTCGAGCGCCACCCCTATCGGCGTCCGGTGATCGGTTGGGCCGCGACCGTTCAGCGCTTTCGCCGCGCGGCGCTCGAGCGCTTCCTGCGCCAGTCCTATACGCCGGGTCGGATGGCCTTGGTCGTCGTCGGCGACGTTGACGCTGCGCGCGTGTCCGCGCGCGCGGCGCGCATCTTCGGCACCACTCCGGCGGCAAACCTGCGCCGCGTGCCGCGCGCCCCGCGCGTGCCCGAGCCTCCGCAGCGGCGGCTGCGCGTGCGGACGGTTCAGCGCCCCTGTCGCGAGGCTCAGCTCGCGCTCGGCTTCAGTATTCCGGAGCTGACGGCCGCCGACAGCCCGGCCCTCGATCTCGCCGCCGTGATCCTCGGTCAGGGCGAGGGCGCGTGGCTGGTGCGCCGCGTCAAGGACGAGCAGCAGGTCGTCACCGACATCGCGGCCTATGCCTATGCCCCACGCGAGCCGGGGTTGTTGATCGTCAATGCGGCCAGCCGCCCCGAGCGCGTGGTCGAGGCGGCGGCGGCGATCGCTGAGCAGCTCAGTCTCCTGGCGCAGGTCGGTCCGACACGCGCCGAGCTCGAGCGCGCTCGGGCGTTGGTCGAGGGCGACGCGGTGCACCAGCAGGAGACGGTGCAAGGGCAGGCTCGCCAACTCGGCTACTTCGAGTCCGTCGCTGGCGATCCCGACTTCGACCGGGGCTATCTCGAGCGTGTGCGGCAGGTCGACGCCGCGCAGGTGATGGTGGTCGCCCGTCGCTACCTCAGGGCGGAGCGGCTCAGTCTCGTGGCGCTCACCTCGCATGTCGACGCGCGCCTGGAGGCCGACCTCCGCCAGGCGGTGGTGGCCGCGCTGCGGGCGCCGGTCCGAAGCAAAGAGGCGCTCGTTGCGCGGGCTCCCGTCCCGACCCGCTGGCGCCTGCCCGGCGGCGCGCGCCTGGTGTTGCTGCCTGATCCCTCGGTGCCGATCGTGGTGATGCGCGCCGCCTGGCTCGGCGGTCTGCGCTACGAGACGGCGGCGAACAACGGCATCAACAATTTGCTTGCCGCGCTGGCCACGCGCGGAACGCTGACGCGTAGCGCCGACGAGGTCAATGGGGCGGTCGAGCGCATGGCGGGGTCGATTGGTGGTTTCTCCGGGCGCAACAGCTTTGGCCTGCGGCTCGACGTGCTGGCCCGCTTCCAATACGAGGCGCTCGAGGTGCTGGCCGACTGCGTGTCCAACCCCGCGTTCCACCCCGCCGAGGTCGCGGGGCGGCGCCGCGAGGCGCTGGACGAGTGGGAGGCGCGCGCGGACGACCCAATGACCATCGCCCTCGACTTGTTCGCCGCCAAGACCTATCGCCGCCACCCCTACCGGCTCAATCCGCTGGGAACGCCGCGCTCGATTTCTGGCCTCCGTCGCGACGCGCTGGCCGCCTACTATCAACGATACTTCACGGTGGATCGGCTCGTCCTCGTGGCCACGGGCGACCTCGATGTCGAGGGGCTGCGGGCGCGCTGCCTGCGGCTCTTTGGCCGCAAGCCGCGTCGCGTGGCCTTCCGCGCGCCGACGCCCGCGGCCGAGCCGACGGCGCGGGCGCCGCGCTTGGCGGAGCTGACGTTGCCCAAGGCGCAGGCGCAGGTTGTCGTCGGCTATCCGGGCACCACCTTGCGCAGTCGTGACCGCCACGCGCTCGAGTTGTTGGCGGCGCTGCTGGCGGGCCAGGGGGGGCGTCTCTTCCTCGACCTCCGCGACGGCCAGGGCTTGGCCTACCGCTTGGACGCCTTCTCGCAGGAGGGCCTCGAGCCCGGGCGCTTCGTCCTCCATGTGGCCACCTCTGCAGATAAGGTCCAAGCTGTGCTCGAGGGTATTGCGCGGCACGTGGCGCGACTACGCGAGGATGAGGTCAGCGCCAGCGAGCTGCGCCGGGTCCAGCGCTATGCGATTGGCACCCATCAGATCGCGCTGCAGCGTAAGTCCACGCTGGCGTCCTGCCTGGCCTTCGACGAGCTCTACGGCTTGGGCTTCGCCGCCTATCGGCGCTATGCCGATGAGGTCGCGGCCGTCACTCCGGCCCAGCTCCGCGCCGTCGCGCGGCGCTACCTGGTCGAGCAGCGGCGGGTGGTCGCCATCGTGCGTCCCGAGGGGGCTTAGCAGCCCAAGCATCGACCTCAGGCTGTCGCTCCGGACCTCGCTCGGTCCGCAATCGATCAACGGGCGCTTAGGCCAAGAGCAGCACGTAGGCGTCGTAGATCGCGTGGGTGTAGACCGCTGTGGCGAAGCCACGCAGCAGGTAGATCGCAGCGAAGAACGCGCCGGCGAGCGTGCGGTAGATCAGCGGGTAGAGGGCGACCTCACCACGCAGCAGCTCGGGGTGGTGCGCCGCCGCGAAGACCAGCGAGCTGATCAGCAGCGCCGCGCCGGCCGCGAGCCAGCTGCGCATCCCACCCCAACGGCGCAACGCAGCGCTCAGGCCACTTAGCATCCCCGCGCGAAAGACGAGCTCCTCGTGGACGCCGGCCCCGGCGGAGACGACCAAGGCGCCGATCACGCTGAAGTGGACGGTCGCGTGCCCGGCGCCCGTGGCTTGCAGCGGGTTGACGCCGAGCAGGTCGACGACGACGAAGACAATGAAGGTGCCCATCGTCAGCGCGTAGAGCGTGCTCTCCACCAGCACGGCCAACAGGGGCCGCGCGGTCAAGCGCTGCCCGCGCCGCAAAAAGAACACCATCACCAAGAGCGAGAGCAGGAGGCTGAGCTGAAGGACGACGAAGCCCGCCGGTCCGAGCCACCGCAGCAGGCTGCGCGTGATCAGGTCGACGCCGTTCAGCGACCTCGTGAGGAGCGTGCCGAGCTCATAGAAGATGAGCAGGGGCAGCACCAGGATAATGGTCGTCAGGAGGTTGGGGCGACGCAGGCGCGGCTGTCGGCGTCGCTGGCCGTTGGTGCTAGGCATCGTTGGCGCGGTTCAACAGGGTGCGATGGCTGTCCGGGGGGCGGGTTGCCCCTCTTGGGGCGGCGCCTTCAGCGCCGGCGTCCGCCGCCGCGCCCAGCCGTTGCGGCGCTGCGCTGACCGGAGGCGCGTGCGGTCGCGCGCGCCTCGCTCGTGCCGGTCCCGGACGCGCGGGCAGGCCGCGCTGCCGCCGACGCTCGCAGCGCGCGCTTCTTGGTGGCCGGCGCGCGGGCGGGCTTCGGCGCCTTCTTGAGGCCCGGTGCGGGCGGGCTGCTGGTGGTCTTTGGCGCGCTCGCGCGCGATTTTCCGCCGCCGGCGCCGGCCTTCGGCGCGGAGCGTGAACGGGGCGCGTCGACCGCGCTGGGGCGCTTGGGCGCCACGCCGACGGCCGCGCGCTTCCCGGCAGCGGCGCGCTTGCGGCGGGCAGCGAGGGTTTGGCCCACCGTCGGTTGGCCCTCGGTCTTGACGTTGCTCTTGCGCGCGGCGCGACCGCCCGCCGCGCGTCCAGACGCCGCACGCTTCGCCGCCGGTCGACTCGCGGCCGGACCCTCGGTCCTGGGGGGAGTCGCCGCCAGGTGACGGGTGGCCAGGTCGGGCCGGTTGTGGACGAGAATCTTCGGGCCGTCCTCGAAGGTCCCCTCGAACTTCGTTTCGCTCACGACCTCGCTGGCGTAGCCGAGTCCGAAGGCCCCATGCCGAAAGATATCGCCCTCGGTGTAGGTGGACGCGGGCGAGTAGGGAGCGGCGCGTGCCGCGGAGTGGTCGGCCATGACCTCTGGCCAGGGGCGTTTGCGCAGGCTCTGCCGGCGCCGCACCGCGATCGGCTCGGGGACCTCGTCGTCGAGGTCGCCGCGCGGCGGGCGATACGCATGGCTCGCCCCGCAGACCGAACATTGCACGCTGCGGATCTCGCCCTCGAAGACGGTGACGACGGTATGTTGAGTATCCGTCTTGCAGCTCGCGCAGAAGGCGTCCGTCTCGCCACCGACCTCGATGGGCGATTCCTTGAATATCATGTATTCCATATTGCGCATGCCATACGGGAAAATCTTTTCGGCTCCTACCACATCTCCCGCGGTGTGGCAAGGTGGGCGACACCGCGGCGCCCTGCCACACCGCCTTGCGAGGGCTCCGCGGCTCATGCTATCACGCACCCGAATGGTGGGCTAATTTGCCGCAACGACGTGGGATTTCACCCCTGTGGGGTATCCTCTCCGCAGTCATGGTGGCGGCCCTGGTGCTCGGCTACTACAGCTACCGCTTCGCGGCCGAGCTGGCTCAACGCAGCGAAGCGTCCGTCGAAAGCAGCACCCGGGCCCTCGGGATCAAGCTGATCGACCGCATCGAGAAGATCATCATCGATGGTGGTCGCACCTTCTTTCGGCTCGTCAGCGTCGATGATCCCCGGGAGTTTCGGGATCTTTGGCGGCGTATCGTCCGCGTCAGCCCGGCCGTCGAGAGCGTTACGGTGCTGGGCGCCGACCGCCGTGTCGTGCATCTGGTCGCCAAGCTCGACGCGGCGGCCCTCGACGCGTTTCGGCGGCTCTTTGTGCGGCGGATGCTCGCGGATCTCGAGCTCGGTCGCCTGGCTGCCGAGCGCCACAGGCACCTCTACAAGCGCTACGACGGGCGGCCCTACCTGATCTCCTACATCCGCCAGCGCGCCGGTGGCCGCGACTACTACCTCGTGCTCAACATGAACCTCCAGTACATCGTCGACGACGTCTTTCCTCAGGAGTTTAGAGAGCTCGAGTCGACGAACGCGATCTCGGTCCTCGACGAGGAGAGCGCGCGACCCGTCTATGGCCGGCCGGTCGCCTTCTCGAGCCCGCTCGTCTTCGAGGATGTCTTCCCGACGACGCTCTACAAGTGGCGTCTGCAGGTGGCACCGCACCAGCTCGGGCCGCTCTACCGCGGCGCCCGTGCACGCCGAGTCTCCGCGCTGCTGCTGGTCGGTGGCGCCAATGCCGTGATCTGGATCGGCATGGTGGTGATCCTGATCGCGGTGCGCAAGGAGCGGCGGGCCAACGCGCTGAAGAGCGACTTCATCGCCAACGTCAGTCACGAGCTCAAGACGCCGCTCTCGCTGATTCGGATGTTCGGCGAGCTCTTGGCCCTGGGGCGAGGCAAGGACCCGCAAACGGCGCGAGAGTACGCCGAGATCATCATGCGCGAGAGCGACCGGCTGAGCAGCCAGATCGACAACGTGCTCGACTTCGCGCGGATCGAGCGGGGCAAGGATGCCTACGCGATGCGCGAGGGTGACCTGGGCGGCGTGGTCGAGCGCGCGCTCGAGCTTTGCCGCTATCGCGCCGAACAGGGCCAGGTGCGCCTCGAGCTAACGCTGCCCGACGACCCCGTCACCGCCGTCTTCGACGAGAGCGCCATCACCCTGCTGGTGCTGAACCTGGTCGAGAACGCCCTCAAGTATGGGGCGGCGGCCGGAACAGCGATTCGCGTGCGGCTCGAGCGGAGCCCCGACGCCCTGCGGCTCCAGGTCAGCGACGATGGCCCCGGGCTGACCGCGGAGGAGCAGCGTCGCGTCTTCGAGCGATTCTATCGCGGGGAGCGCGCACGGCAGGGCCCGCAGCGTGGCTCGGGGATCGGGCTCAGCCTCGTCAAGCATATCGCCCAGGCGCACGGTGGGCGGGCCCAGGTGCGGAGCGAGCTGGGCAAGGGCGCCACCTTCGAGATATCTTTTCCGCCGACGGTCGCTGGCGGTGCAGCCTGAGCCTGCCCGTCGCCGCCAAACCGCCCGCCGATGCGAGAGTGATGGTCGAGCCTGCCACCAAGCGCGTGTTGTTGATCGAGGACGAGCCCGACCTGCTGCGCGGGCTGAGCGACGCGCTTCGCTTCGAGGGTCTCGAGGTGGTCGCCGCCCAGACGGGAGGCGAGGGCATCGCGCGCGCCGCGCAGGGCGCTGTCGACCTCGTCGTGCTCGACCTGATGCTGCCCGACCTCAACGGCTTCCGCGTCTGTGAGCAGCTTCGCGCGCAGAGTGCCGCGCTGCCGATCATCATCCTCAGCGCGCGTGGCCAGGAGACCGACAAGGTGCGCGGGCTCGAGGCCGGCGCGGACGACTACGTCACCAAGCCCTTCAGCGTCGCCGAGCTGATCGCCCGGATCCGCGCGATCTTCCGGCGCTCGGCCCGCGCTGGCGGCGCACGCCCGGAGCTGTTGCAGATCGGCAACGCGACGGTCGACCTGAAGAAGCAGCTCGTCTCGCGCAATCGGCGCAGCGAGCCGCTGACCTTTGGTGAGGTCGAGCTGCTGCGCATGCTCAGCGAGCGGGCAGGGGAGCCGGTGTCGCGCGACGAGCTGCTCGAGCGCATCTGGGGCCTCGATGGCAGCTCGACCAATCGAACCGTCGACAACGTGATCGTCAAGTTGCGCAAGAAGATCGAGGACGACAGTCGCGCGCCGCGCCACATCCTCACGATCTACGGCTGCGGGTACAAGCTCGTCCCCTAGGCCCCGCTCCGGCTGAGCGGGCCACACGCCGACGGGCGCGGCTTGTCACCCCTCTCCCCGGCTGGTATGACGCCGACGCCTCGCGCAGCGCCGCCTGCTTGCGCGAATCATGAGAAGTGAGACCAAAGCGATGAAGTACAAGAAGCTGCTGATCAGTGCGGGTGTCGCGCTGGCCCTCCTCGCCGCGTTGCTCTACGGCGCCGCCACCTTCTGGACCGAGTATGCTTGGTTCGTCGAGCTCGGCTTTTCCAAGGTCTTCGTCACCACGCTGGTGGCGCAGCTCGGCACCGGCGTCGTCTTTGGGCTCGTCGCCCTGAGTTTGCTCGCGCTGCACGTCTACCTGATCCGACGGCTGAGCCGGCCGCGCACGGATTGGGTGATCATGACGCCGGAGGGGAACCTCGACCTACGCGATCTGGTGGCGCGCGTCTCGACACCGGTGGTCGTCGCAGCGGCCTTGCTCGTCGCCGCGGCCATGGGCTACTGGGCCGCCCGGGCCTGGGAGGACGTGCTCAAGGCGCTCTACGCGACGCCTTTCGGGCGCAGCGAGCCGATCCTCGGCCAGGATGTCGGCTTTTACCTCTTTCGCGTGCCGCTGCTGCAGTTCGCGCAGCAATGGTTGGTCTACCTGACCGCGCTCTGCGCAGCGCTCGCCGCGATCGTCTATACGGCGCGCGGCGCGATCGTCGTCAAGAACGGCTGGCCGATCATGTCGCCCGCCGTGCGCGCGCACCTGCTCTTCGCGCTGGCCTGCGTCGTCGCGACCATCGCCTGGGGTTTCCGCATCGAGATGTACGAGACGCTCTTCTCGAAGCGCGGCATCGCCTACGGCGCGACCTACACCGATGTCTACGCCAACCTCGTCGCCTACCGGGTGCTGATCGTCGCCTGTCTGGTCTGCGCTGCCTTTCTCCTGGTGTCGATGCGCAGCGGCGCGCGCAGCGGTCCAGAGGCGATCAAGTGGCCGCTGATCAGCGTGGCCGGCGTGGTCGCGCTCTGGCTGCTCGGGGTCTTCGCCTGGCCGACCGTCGTGCAGCGCCTGATCGTCAATCCGAATGAGCTGGAGAAGGAGCGCCCTTACCTCGAGCACGCGATCGAGGGGACGCGACACGCCTATGGAATCGACAAGGTCGAGGTGCGCGAGTTTCCCGCCAACGAGACGCTGACGGCGAAGGATCTCGCGGCCAACCCGACGACGATCGACAACATCAAGATCTGGGACCATCGGCCGCTGCGCGAGACCTATCGCCAGATGCAGGTGATTCGCCTCTATTACGACTTCCCCAACATCAGCGTCGACCGCTATCGCATCGACGGACGCTACTAACAGGTGATGCTGTCGGCCCGCGAGCTGATTCACGAGCAGCTACCGGCGCAGAGCCAGACCTGGGTCAACCGTCACCTCCAATACACCCACGGCTACGGCGTCTGCCTCAGCCCGGTGAATCACGCGATCGGCGAGGGCCTCCCCGACTTCTGGATCAAGGACATCCCGCCGCAGTCGCGCCACGACGAGCTGCGCATCACCCGGCCGGAGATCTATTACGGGCTGGAGAGCGACGACTACGTCCTGGTCAAGACGACGACCCAGGAGTTCGACTACCCGCGCGGACGCGACAACGCCTACTGCACTTATGAGGGACCAGGCGGTGTCGGCGTCGGCTCCTTCATGCGCCGGCTGCTCTT
The Pseudomonadota bacterium DNA segment above includes these coding regions:
- a CDS encoding CPBP family intramembrane metalloprotease yields the protein MPSTNGQRRRQPRLRRPNLLTTIILVLPLLIFYELGTLLTRSLNGVDLITRSLLRWLGPAGFVVLQLSLLLSLLVMVFFLRRGQRLTARPLLAVLVESTLYALTMGTFIVFVVVDLLGVNPLQATGAGHATVHFSVIGALVVSAGAGVHEELVFRAGMLSGLSAALRRWGGMRSWLAAGAALLISSLVFAAAHHPELLRGEVALYPLIYRTLAGAFFAAIYLLRGFATAVYTHAIYDAYVLLLA
- a CDS encoding cation:proton antiporter; this encodes MHEIPLLAELAIMAAVGVVVSALLSRLRLPTVAGLLAAGALLGPFGLGRVGEASGIETLAEVGVVLLLFTIGLEFSVARFTKIFRSFALGGALQVSATIGATAGVALAVGMTLAQSVFIGFVVAMSSTAIVLRLLGDRGELDAPHGRFIVGTLIFQDLCVVPMVLLVPVLSSRMPWSAAALATGVALGKAALLVTGALLVARIVVPRLLRWVDASRSRESFLLAILAICVGTTWLASLAGVSLALGAFVGGMVVADSDFQHRAMGDMLPLRDAFVSVFFISLGMLFDGRLLLARPLAVGLLLLGFLAAKGALATLSALVMHLPARAAWLAGVGLGQFGEFGFVLIRLGQGSGLVDRETGSVLLAAGILSMFLVPLLLRLAPRVTFAERVLAPLARRTTGSALRVDAEVRALADHVVVVGYGVAGRLVAQALGACGLDHVVLDLNAETVRRARAAGEPLHYADATSSEALSLVRVGAARAVVVLINDPAAALRVVDTARRVAPAVPVIVRNRYWADHAQLVDLGATEVVTEEVEASAEVVIRLLRQLEVPRNVIEEQVRAMRQQLQTSRRNITLPRSALADQRSLSDLKIDSVLVEERGAAVGRTAREIAVRERTRALIVAVRRGDELLDHPDPDEPFCHGDVVYLVGSGAAIRQATALFAGSPRPGA
- a CDS encoding HAMP domain-containing histidine kinase; this encodes MPQRRGISPLWGILSAVMVAALVLGYYSYRFAAELAQRSEASVESSTRALGIKLIDRIEKIIIDGGRTFFRLVSVDDPREFRDLWRRIVRVSPAVESVTVLGADRRVVHLVAKLDAAALDAFRRLFVRRMLADLELGRLAAERHRHLYKRYDGRPYLISYIRQRAGGRDYYLVLNMNLQYIVDDVFPQEFRELESTNAISVLDEESARPVYGRPVAFSSPLVFEDVFPTTLYKWRLQVAPHQLGPLYRGARARRVSALLLVGGANAVIWIGMVVILIAVRKERRANALKSDFIANVSHELKTPLSLIRMFGELLALGRGKDPQTAREYAEIIMRESDRLSSQIDNVLDFARIERGKDAYAMREGDLGGVVERALELCRYRAEQGQVRLELTLPDDPVTAVFDESAITLLVLNLVENALKYGAAAGTAIRVRLERSPDALRLQVSDDGPGLTAEEQRRVFERFYRGERARQGPQRGSGIGLSLVKHIAQAHGGRAQVRSELGKGATFEISFPPTVAGGAA
- a CDS encoding insulinase family protein; the encoded protein is MIVNIMLLIASNRRVAVLLGVLLAAGALLGGCATSRLHSSGPPPLIATRSANTVSKLDNGMRVIVRPNHRAAVVALQLWIDTGSADESDALAGAAHALEHMVFKGTARRGVGDIARAIESVGGDVNAWTSVDHTVFHVTMPAREWRRGLAVLADAVLNVRLDEAELRKEIEVILEEIKESDDNPASVATQELFGLAFERHPYRRPVIGWAATVQRFRRAALERFLRQSYTPGRMALVVVGDVDAARVSARAARIFGTTPAANLRRVPRAPRVPEPPQRRLRVRTVQRPCREAQLALGFSIPELTAADSPALDLAAVILGQGEGAWLVRRVKDEQQVVTDIAAYAYAPREPGLLIVNAASRPERVVEAAAAIAEQLSLLAQVGPTRAELERARALVEGDAVHQQETVQGQARQLGYFESVAGDPDFDRGYLERVRQVDAAQVMVVARRYLRAERLSLVALTSHVDARLEADLRQAVVAALRAPVRSKEALVARAPVPTRWRLPGGARLVLLPDPSVPIVVMRAAWLGGLRYETAANNGINNLLAALATRGTLTRSADEVNGAVERMAGSIGGFSGRNSFGLRLDVLARFQYEALEVLADCVSNPAFHPAEVAGRRREALDEWEARADDPMTIALDLFAAKTYRRHPYRLNPLGTPRSISGLRRDALAAYYQRYFTVDRLVLVATGDLDVEGLRARCLRLFGRKPRRVAFRAPTPAAEPTARAPRLAELTLPKAQAQVVVGYPGTTLRSRDRHALELLAALLAGQGGRLFLDLRDGQGLAYRLDAFSQEGLEPGRFVLHVATSADKVQAVLEGIARHVARLREDEVSASELRRVQRYAIGTHQIALQRKSTLASCLAFDELYGLGFAAYRRYADEVAAVTPAQLRAVARRYLVEQRRVVAIVRPEGA
- the pyk gene encoding pyruvate kinase, yielding MSTRPADQRTKILCTLGPASSDEGTIGALLDAGADAFRLNFSHGDAVQHGERVATVRRLAAERGRQVAVLQDLQGPKLRLGHLPGGRVVVQTGDALTMIAAAQSTRADELPCSYQPLAREVHPGDRILLDDGRVVLRVTASAQDRVRCVVEIGGELSDHKGLNLPGVALSVPSLTVKDRRDIVLGRQLGVDYVALSFVRKADDLREARQLIGDVPLVAKIETAEALVDIDAIVEAADGIMVARGDLGVEIGPERVPMAQKALIERANAAGRLVITATEMLESMRHNARPTRAEASDVANALLDGTDAVMLSGETAAGAYPVAAVRAMNAIIRETEASPLYRQRVVAPPEALGQRDSTSAVARACVAAAATLGCATILCYTESGAVALLTSEYRPGAQLVAASEHATICRRLALRWGVVPLLLASTPRSADQAFAEVCRAAVTAGLVNAGELVVFAAGSRPDGPSDLIKLLRV
- a CDS encoding peptidyl-prolyl cis-trans isomerase, with protein sequence MSDTAKASHILLMYRGSSRSSATRSKQEAEEHIAALSAELTGGGDFATLARQHSDCPSGQQGGDLGQFGRGQMVPAFEQATFALPVGGTSGVVETAFGFHLIRRTG